In Nymphaea colorata isolate Beijing-Zhang1983 chromosome 10, ASM883128v2, whole genome shotgun sequence, the genomic stretch ATGAAACATTCCCTTAAATAATACAAAGAGGAGCATATGATCATAGTGTCACCATTGCTTGACTCCTCGTACCATAATTTTCTCGTCAAGATTTGCAAAACCAAGGCTGCTCCTCAATTGTCCAaatgatgaagaaagaaaggatttgagAAATCTGCAACCTTTGACTAAGATGAGGTCTCTGTTCCCGAAGAAACTGAATTTGCAGCATTAGATGGACAATCTATGGGAACTTTAGGCCTTGTAAAAACTAAGATCAAATGGTTGAGGTCAGAAAAGAGCAGCACTCTAGATTAGCtttctttactctctctctctctctctctctctctctctctctctccacacacacacacacacacatatatatatatatatatagatgactagttcagggacaaaaaccagaccgtATAGATGCAAtgattttgtctttttctttttctttttgcaatctaacttCACGGATATGAtgtcaagaagaagttgatggaAAGCATATATTAATTTAATCATATTCTGATAATACAGAAAATTAGAACTGCTCATATAACATAAAAATTCTGtttaaactttctttttaacaaacattTAAAAGGTCAAATATCACTAACATTAACTCTGTTCTGCGTTAATTCCGTTCTGCTGCATAGACAGTCCGTACTTTGTAGCACAACCAACTGAGCTTCACACTCTccatcttcaaaatttcatcaCCAAGCAGGGTACTACTGCATCTACGACCTTAGGAATGGATGTGAGAAGCTCCTCAACGATGACAATTTTGGTTCGGTGACCGTCTTCTCGAAGGTtgcaatgaaaaagaagagggacAAATAATTTTAACGTGGTCCACAAAAATTCTTCCTGCATCGATGTACGAATTCTCGTTCATCAGATTTTCGACGATGTGTTTCCTTTCAATCTGTTTCTCGTTTTACGCAGATATCCATGTGGCAGGTCAGTTACGATATCTGAATTCAATTCTGGTCCTGCATTCTCATTTTGGATGTGTTCGTCAATAGAATGGCAGCTGCCTGTGATTCTTGTGGTTGCAGTTTTCATTGCGCTGATTTCTTTACATTTGCATCATATTCTGAATATGAAATTCTACTAAGCTATTGTAATGGTGGCATTATATTTATCAGATTTTACGACCACATGGAGGAGCTATTGTGACGGTGGAAAGATGCTCGTCAGATTGACGTCCACCTGGTGCGATGCATTGATTATACGTGCAAAAATAAGAAGTTCCCATCTTTATGTCTAACTGTAGTAAACTTCAGAGAGTTTCGGTAGTGCACCGGGAAAATGTGCAACCACAGCATTCTTGGACCGCGGACTGTAGTTATGACCAAAGTACTTCATGAAGCACGCTATGACGGTTGTTATCCTTCATTCCTTTGGAAATAGTTTCGAAGGATGATATACACTTTTACCGTCAATTTCACTGCTAAATGCGTTTTGTAAACTTATGTTGATCACTTTGAAGATAGGGGATAGGgaagaaactaataaaaataatgCAAATTGTTTAAAATGGTTCAGTTCTTTTGGTCAAAAACCTACATCCACGCGACAAAACACTTCTAGATTTAATTCTTTGAAGCATTAAGTGATAGTGTGAAGATTTTTTAGCTGAAAAGGACTTGAGTCACTAGCTAGTTACCCGTGTAATTTTTGACTTAtcatattataatattttagttttttttcagTAAAACTTTTAATGGGATCTACACCAGCACTCCTGTATCTCTGCACtgatttcattcttcattcaaaCCCAATGAACTGAATGCAATGGGAAAATGTAAACACATAGTCTTTTATGCGTAGCAAGTGCTATATAACTTACAGAAAAATAGTCATTATGAAATATGTTATTCTTAAGCATGTTAAGACAATTTATTGacttctttctttccattttactTGTGGAAACCACCTTttagggtgcgtttgatgcacCGGGTGAACCCCGTTTTTTCGGAAAAATTCGTATGGGCAGGTAAGATTgtatcaaacggggtgaaattcaccccgtttaaCACATAACtggagcgggtggaattccacccgctcgaaagtccgaggtCACCCGCTCGATGCCCTACCCCGCACTCGACACcctaccccccccccccccgacACAACTTCATTTCACCCCATCGCCCTCTCCCGCAGCTCTTCCTCGCTCGAAAGATGCTCGAACAGGTCCCGCAGCTCCTCCTCGCTCTGTCGCCTTCCCACCGTCGCAGTAGAGGTCGCTCCAACCGTTGCCGCTCCGCCGTCGCCGCCTTGACCATCGCCGTTTCTCTGCTGGTGATCTTTCCCCccttctctcttgctctctgtGCCCTCTTCTTCTCCCAAAATAGTACCCTAATCACAGCCTTCTCAGAAATCGTGGTCTCGCTCGCAGGTTATATGgcatctccctttctctcctGCTCTCTCTGATGCCCTTCTGTTCTCCCTTTCTCTATTGCCCTAATATATTTTGATATGGCATCTTACCGGCAGGGAAGACAGGGCATAGAAGGCTGCATTCTCCGATCGCCGGTCGCTCTGTTGCTATTGCCCTCGTTTTGTCAACTTTTGGTATATCTCAAATCCCCTAAGTTGCGATATTAGCCTCTGTATAGTGAAGACAGCGAACTCCTTCATGATCTGTTGCTATTTCCCtcgttttgtttttcaatatgATTTAGTCCAGGTATTCCTTTTCTACAacatttgtatattttctgtATTTGTTTTGGATTGGGAACAATCCACACATTGTCACATTTTATCCTGAGTGTATATAGTGGCAGGACTATATGTCTGTGTTACTGTGCATTCTTTAATTCCATGTAAAATGTGTGATTATATAAATGAGATCAGGGCACACCTACTTCTGAGGCTGCTGTTGTATTGTTGAAAGAATCCCTTTTCTTTCTGTCATCACTTCTTCACATGGATGAATTTGGAATTTTGGACATTTAGGGAGCGATGCTGGAGATGCCTTGTCTGTTGCATGTCAGGCAGTTCTGGTTAATGTTCTTCCCATCAGTTTcagtcatttctttttctttcactttgaTCTGTACTTGATTTCTgattgaaatccaaaatctgaaacGTTTTTCTGATGCATCTGCAATCTCAAATCTGTCtgcaaattgaaatttgaaaatcgTTTTTCACTAGCCAAGTTTGTGCATCTCGTTACCATCATTtcacttcttttcttcattATCTGCTACTATTTCCTTCTTAACTGCTTATCTCACTCTGTGTTTCTGTTCAGCCATATCatacttgtttttcttctctttttttgtttgcatcTCGTTACCATCAATAAAATCAGTCGTCTGAGATCATAACACATCTGATGCTGACCTGGAAACAGATCAAATTTAATGCCTTCTTATTGAAGAAAGATGCTAGAAACTGATTGATAAAATCAGAAAAGGAAATCAGGACCAGCTTTCTATTTTGCCATAATATCTGAATCTAGTTGGTTGTACCAGTTGAAGTGCAGCCAAGTTTGGCAGCAGGTGGGCTCTCtttcaaaatagaaagaaaggaaaCTCAAAGAAGAGATAGACCTCATTTTTGCTAGTTTTTATCAACTATGAAGAGTATTAATTGATTGTGATTAGTGCATTCCCAAGCTGTCTTTAGCAACTAAATTGTGAGGGTTTGCCTGCAATACATCTAACTCCCTTCCTTGTGTTGTTTCATTTGTTTCTCATGTCATCAAGTTTACTTCTTTCTGATCAGCAGCTATTGAACTCTACTAGCTTGTGCTATTGTTTTTTAGTTATGACATTATGTACATGAACAACTTTTTCTCTTGTATTGTAGCACTTCCAGAAAATCATAAGCTCTTGATACACTGTTGTTGCAAACTGAAAATGTCTTTCCCTAGTTGTAATGTTGTTGCAACTGAAAATGTGTTTCCCTAGTTGTACAAGTTATTATTACCATGAAAGACAGCGGTCCATCGAGGGAGAATCTTACGTGGACATCAGAGCAAATGGACTATTTAGTCCAACTTCTTGTGGAGCAATCCCGCATCCCTGGTATGAAATCTGGTGGAGGATTGAAGTCCAAAGCGTATACAACAATTGAAAAAGGCATGATACACAAATTTGGTCCAGAATTCAAATTTGGTACCGACTTACTCCGTATGGATCAACACACATATCAGACATTATGTAACACTCTTAGAAGTAGAAAATTATTGGAGGATGCTCGTGACATTAGCATCGAAGAACAAGtagctatttttttgttgacaaTTGGACACAATGAACGGAATCGTGCCACGTAGAATACTTTTCAGCATTCTAGACAAACAATAAGTAAGTATGTCAGTTGTGTACTACGAGTAATATGTATAATGGGTAAAGATTTTGTCAATCGGCCCAACGATGACGTCCCAACTAAAATTCGGAGATCGAAGCGATTCAATCCATATTTCCAGGTATTTTCGAAATTGTAAAGTAAACAAAATGCATCCCACATCCAACATACAACATGACTAACTTGCACATATGGATCTAGGATTGTTTAGGAGCAATTGATGGCACTCATGTACCTGCATGGGTCGCAGCATCAGAGCAAGCAAGATTTCGCAATAGAAAAGGTTTTATTTCGCAAAATGTCATGGCTGTAGTTGGATTCGATAGTCGATTCCACTACGTTTTGGCAGGATGGGAAGGAAGTGCGACAGACTCAAGGGTATTATACAATGCACTTGATCATCCAACGGACCCATTTGTGGTCCCCGAAGGTACGTACTTCAACCAACCAACCcattactttttcaaaaaaggtgCAAATGTTTACGTAATGTGTGTTCAATTGTAGGCAAATACTATCTTGCTGATGGGGGTTATCCGAACGTTGTTGGTTTCCTAACACCTTATCGAGGACATCGTTATCATATGTCAGAATTTGACACCCCGGGGGCACGCAGACCTAGAACTCCAcaagaattattcaaccataggcattcatcacttcgaaatacagtagaaagaacttttggcatgttgaaagcacgttttccaatattgaaaatgtAAGTGCCGAatccattcaaaaaacaagctcaaattgTGCTTGCTACATGTGTATTGCACAACTTCATACTTGACCACAATTCAAATGCCGAACAATTTGGTGATGAGGACGCACCTTCAATTGATAATTCTATCGTAAGCGAACCGgaaattgcaagccaaacacaCCAGCGAGGAAGCAACAATCCCTTGAGAACAACTATAACAAATCAAATGTTTGcagattatcaattgaatagtaagtttaTTTTATCTATCTTTACCATTGTTGCATGTAGTTGtttaacatttgttttgttttcgaCAGGACAACGAAGATGATTCCTCGTCAAAAGTACTATGTCGTCTTCGAAGGCAGGTCACGAGGAATATACAACAGTTGGGAGCAGTGCCAACCATTAGTGTATCGCTACAAGGGCGCCCTGTTCAGATCATTTCATACCTATGAAGCAGCTCAATATCACATGAATGAATATCTGCACAACAAATACGGTGTGCAATTTTGTAGGCCATTGGACATTGTCGATGTCAACGCAACGGAAGAGAAAGAtgtgatgaagacaaatggacGGATCTACATTCCACTTTTCtggattgtttttttttgttactacttgttttctttgttggatctgTACTCGTTAAACTTATGTACTGAATGAGACACATATGTTATTTGGTGACTGCTTTAAACTTTATTGGATCTTTACTCGTTAAACTTTCATACAGGTTGTAGTCGTTAAACTTATGTACTGGATGGGACAACAAGTTGTGGTGAATGTTTTTAATTATAGGTTCCAGTGTTGGATGAATATCAGTTAATCATTGTCAGGTTGATTACTTGTTTATAGGCTGGATTTCCATTACATTGATTCCGcatgtttatgatttttccTAATATTCTTGAAGGCCGCAATGTTgtcatataatttatttcatttatgaaaAAAGTCTCTTAAATTATctatcatgtgcatcaaacatggttaaatttaccaggttaaatttttcattatgcaTCAAACACGGTTAAAATTAACAGGTTAAATTCTTCCAGTgaatcaaacatgacctcaaatcgAAAGAGAGTTAAATttcatcatgtttttttttccagaaaaatttgccaggaaaatttaccacgttaattTCTTACAGAAAAATAGTCATATGAAATATGTTATTCTTAAGCATGTTAAGACAATTTATTGacttctttctttccattttactTGTGGAAACCACCTTTTAGGAAGAGAAACTTTGTTGCTTAGCTAGGGTGTAAAACCAGTGACTGTTAATGCTTTACTGCAGGAAATCTCATAAGCAAACCTTAACAATTTTCACAACATGATGGCCGCGATGGGGCCCGCGGTGCTCAATAATGCCCGGCAGATTTCATCCGCCAGCCTGTCGGACTCCTTAAAACCGAAGGCTGAACCGAACGTTTAGGTGGTGATGGGAAGGGATCCGAGACAAGCCAACTCGCAAGAACAGATGGTCTATTCCAAACCGTCCAAGTCCCACTGCTTGATGTCGCCAACGTCGCTCACTTAAAATAATCAATCAATGACATTATTAGAGaacaaaagtttatatatatatatatatatatatatatatatatatatataagagagagagagagagagagagaaattgaaatatATTGGCCAACTTGAATTGCCGGATGGTTTTATTCTATGACTTTAAAACTATCACAAATTATGTATTTTATAGTTAGAAACGGTGACAAATGATTTATCATTACGGAAGCAGCATTGTATGGCACTATTTAACATcgcaaaatttaaaattaccTATTTGACAATGGACctaagaaaattgaaattagtTGGACAACTTTATGGTCAGacaatttattttaattttgtgtcgctaaaaaccattgcaaaatgTGTGTTCAATCAGTAAACACTTTGGCCAAACAATTAGCCATTGTAAATGTGTATTTTGTGCAATAGGTTTTAACGactcaaaataaaaagataacCATAAAGTAGTCGattgatttcaaatatatttgtatatatatatatatatatatatatatatatatatgtatatagtgaATAATAACTCTAGTTATCTAGAGGCTCCGGACCATTTAAGTAGGGTTGTTCATTTAAAACAAATgaattgttgaaagaaaaatgaaaagaaaattatctaAATTATtactaaatgataaaaatgtctatcacattttttctttgtttttcttgcaaCCAATCCATCATGTTGGACATTAATAGAGTTAGAAAACTTTGATATCCGGCAACGTAATTTATGGGAAGCATGTAttcttttatgaaaattgaTTTAATTGATCAGAAGACACGGCCCACAACACTCAAACGGAATCAAAACCAGCCGACTGCTAGTTAGACCCAAAGACTAATGCGGGCCCCATCCTTGCACAAGTCCCATCTTCCACCCGGAAAGGGTCAAAAACAAGGATGAGTAAACAAGGTGCTGGTGCGCCCCACGGAATGAAAGCACCAAACAAGACAAGATGgtttttcttcctcaccttatctTTCCTGAAAAATATCAATGGCATCTATTCAAGAAGTGGTTGTTGAGTCTCCATGTACTGTTCGTTGGAATGAATGTTTGCTTTTGGAAGGGAACAAGTTCCTTCATGTTGATCAACTTTAAATCGCCCATAGGGCTTTTAGCTGATTAGCACACGTTCTACAAAAAATTGTTGCTGACTTTCAGTCAAATAAAAAAACCTGCTAAATTAGAAGAAAGTTAATACAGCAGCCTGTTTTATGTGATGTACGTTTCAGTCCAAGTGCTTATTATATACAAGATATTTGAATATCACGGTCACTTTGTTATTTCGGGAAAAGCCAAAAGTGTTTTATTCAAGACTTCTTTGAAGCTTCTTTAGCGGCTACCCCTCTGTAAAATTGGAAAGGGTTATTCAAAAAAACCCAGTTTTAACAGAACCCATTTTCGACAAAGGTACCGAAAAACCTGCCCCCTCCTGGTTTTTCCGAGTTTTTTTGGTAGAAAATGAGCTTTTGACATGCCATCCGATCACCAAAACCAATATTAAAAACTATTTACACaatcatttttctgaaaacttAGCTTTTACAAAACAATGTTCTCAAAGGGTGGCATCTCAAAGGGTGGTTTCACACAACCTGCCGTTGATACAATGAAAAAGATCAAGATTACTGTTCAATCTTTCTCCAGGATCCTTTTTTTACAACTTGAAGAAAATAAGGCAATATActtcttaacattttttttttaaagacccTGTTTGGCTGCCTAACATGATAAGCTGGATTTAGCACCTTCAAATTGATGGCagtcaaaaattaaatatatatccTTAACCATGTGTTGGAGTAGTTTCAATAATCTGATGGTCAGAATCTGTCCAACCCTATATTGCCTATCATAGAACAATTTCACCTATTCCAACACCCTTTCACTATTTAGCTGTACAGtagcggagctagaaatttctggcgAAGGGGCACTCTTAGTTTAAGTTTCAAACATTAAGGTGCACTTATATGTAAAAGTAGTAGGAAAAGAAGTATCAATGtgcaaataaaacaaatttttgggCAAGTGCCCACAACAGCCACAACAACGTAGCTACGCCACTGGGCTGTATGACGTTAGGTCAGGATAGTCATGATAAAAACAGGTAAGTTACAATAAAAGGTGTACTTTTCAACTATATATAACGCATGGATAATGTCTACACCAACCTTCACAACTAGCTTGACATTTGACATTCGGGCCAATATGCTTTGGTGTCAAATCTACTCAATATATACCAGACTTTATAAGTTCCATGGTCAGTTTGGTCTTATCCTGTCGATGTAATGAGTACTAGTGCTTATCAAACTATACCATTGGTGGTCACATTAACAGTGATGTAAAGTATAATAAGCTCAATAACATTAAGAAATGTGTAAGAGTGTCGAGAATTGAGCCTTCACTGTCATACGGGCACTTAGGGTTCAACCTATGGAGGCCACTAAGCAAATTTGAGCAAAAATTCTGAAGTCGATAAGGTCTCAAAAGTGAAAAGCTAATTGACTTTATTATGTTGATCTCAGAATGCATAAAGAATATACGAATACAGTGGCTGGGTACATGAGTTAAAATAAACTAAgactaaaaaatttcaattgcaCAAGATGGtgacttcaaaaaaaaaacagaaaaaaaaagaccgaAGATCTAATCAAGACACAAAACTCGCATTTGTAATCATTGATGATGACAATGATAATCATGTGCGCTTGATtattggatctgattttgaCACTCCCCTTTCAGATGGAGCTTTGAGATCCAATAAATCGTGTTGCTCAAATTTAGGAATTCATCACATGAAAACGTTTTTGTGAATAAGATCTGCAATATGATTCGTGGTGGAAATGAACTTTGGTAGATAtctaattgtttttctttttttgtccctaaccatgtcaaaatcaatttctttaTGCTTAGTCCTTTCATGGGGAACTCGGTTTGCTACAATATGCACAGTAGAGTTGGCAGTGGTTTACACCAATGTCAACCACATTTTTTCCATGTGAACACACAAGTGACCATTTTGGCCATTGCAAGGGCTTGATACTCTGCTTCAACTGATAAGTGGtttctttttatgcttttaaataaattacactattttcaatcatcaaacaaatCCCTGGAGTGCATCCTCTAATCACTGGACACAATCTGAAATGCAGTACTCTATCACTTGGACTACTAGATGACGGGAAGAATGATTTCATAAAGTCAGTATTGGGATAGTTGGGTCATAAATTGACTGAAAAATATGAATGTTATGAATGTACCCGGTCTCATAACAGTCAAATACAACTTCTGTGCAACAAGTTTTCCATAGATGATGGGTCTTCAATAAGATTTTTACTCATGGTCAAGATTGATTCATTCCATTGGGAGACCAATTTGTTTGGATCCTGTATACCCACCTAATTTCTTTTAATGTGTCCATAACATTTTTTTGGACATAAAAATTTTTGCGTTTGATGTTGCATCttcaatttctaaaaaaaagtatttcaagtctatcaactctttagGATAGTTTGATAAGCCCTTTAGGATAGTTTGTGGCTTCAACATTGTCCCCTACTATGATGAATTGTTGACATATATTAGGataaatatatttgttttgtttccgATCTTGAAAAGAAATTAACTGTAATTGTTTGAAGACGTTTCTAAGCTTAAACAGCCAATTTCTTGAAGATTCTTCCAGTTTGTAGAGAGACTTGTTTAGGCAGCAAACTTGGCTATTTTggcaatgcaagaagaaattattGAGACTGGCTTGTAGTGTCAATTCATGATGCATGGTAGCAACAGGTTGAATACAAAAAGCAATATCAATCTTGACAACTGGGCAAAAGTTTCATTGCAATCTATACCTTCAATAAGTGTGTCCTTCCATCAAAAGGTGCGTCTCATtgttttatggatttttttatgaaaactacTTGCACTTGTTAGGTTGTttgcaactaaaaaaaaattgtgataatCCATTTATAGTTTTCTTTCAATGCCTAAAGTTATGCAGTCATAGGTCCTCCATATTTCTTGCTTTGCATATCCTCATAGGTTTTAGCTTTCTGCTTTTGAATGATGACTCCAAGAAAGGCTTAGCATGAGATTCATCTATTTTGAGGTAATTAGCCATAGGGTAGCATATGTTATGGGCATCCTTTCTTTGTTCTATGACACAGAATCCTCCTTTGATATGCTAGCTTAGGGTGCAAATGCATGTAAGAAGGGAAGCATACAATGTGGACAAGGATAAGGGGAGAAAAATTGGCAATATGTTGTTTCATTAGCATAAGAACACAAGGACATCAAGAATGAAGTAAGAAGACCTAAACTACACTTTGCTTACTGGTGTGCTTGAAGGTACATGCAAGAGTCTGCTTGCAAGcacccaaagaaaagaaatttctaAGTACAGAAGATGATATTGACTGGTAGGAGGGTAGTCCCAAAAAAATGCAACTCATACACAAGTGAAAATATATACATAAGGAAAGTAGACACAACAGGTCAGGTTCTCTTTTCAAATCATATGTAGTCCTTAGTAGTGGCTTCTACATGACATGCCTTGACTTCCTCTAAGTCATGTTCTTTAATTTTGAACATACTCATATGTTGGCTTTACATCACCCTCCTTTTATATCAGATAGTTCAGCTCGCCTAAGTAGTTGATCATATGTCGACGAATCTGCTCCAGTTGCTTATTTGTTGCTAACTTGCTTGATGGGTCTTTTTACATATTTGGCTCTTTTTGTAGAGTGCTTCGGTTTGGGTCTTCTTATCTATATAGAATGGCTTCAAGTCCCAAACCTGGAACACAAGATGCACTTTGACATACAGTGGCATATTTAGATTATATGCTAACTTTTCCACCTTCTTGATCATCATGAATGACCCTTTATGTTTCTAGATTAACGCATGATGTTGCCCGCAAAAGATGTCTAGATGGCTTAGATAAAGATTCATGAGGGCTTCATCTTTTATGTGGAATCTAGCTAGACATTCcctttcatttattattttcttcatcttctttgctTCCTTATAGAAGAATACTTTgagttttattttctctttccaatCTTAGATGAATTGGTAGGGGAAGGTTAGCATTCTCATCTCCCATACAACAAGAGTGAGCAATATTTGTTGCACTATTCCCTCTTGAATGGACTATGCCTCAAATACTTTTTCCTCTAGTCTTGGATGAACTGCTAAATGAATGTAGGCCTTCTTGCTCCCATGCTGCAAGATAGTGCAAGATCAATGGTTGACATTCTGTTGTTATATTGAATGGACTATACCCTAAAGACTCACTTTTCTACATGTAGCAGAATTGGGCTATGTCAAGTAACATCATCCAATTGTTCTAGTTTGCATTGATGAAGTGTTCTGAATATTACTCAAGCAACCCATTGATATGTTTTGATCATCTATCTATGGGTGGAAGCTTATGAAAACCAATAAGTTTAAACCAAGCGGTTGAAATACTTTACATCAAAAATTTCATATGAAGGGAACATCACAAtcacatgtaatttttttcaatacTAACCAACACTTGACaatgttcttcacaaacaacTCCCTAATTTTCTTTGCAGcatttttttgaggttggaatAAGAGTAACACAATCCGAGAACCTATAAACAATAATGATGATTAAGCTAAAGACTTTGGGAAGCTCACAATGAAATTTAGATGCTTTAGAACTAAATGAGGCTCAAGGTGTTAGGTCGTCTTCTCATTAGTCCAATGAAGCACATTTTGATGTAAGATTCTACGGATGAATAATATAAGCATCAAATGGGTGCAAGAATCTACCTATTTCATGGATTGTTTTCTCATGATGTATCATGGAACCCTTAGTATGAATTTACACCTGCCTTTGGTGAGGAGAAGTTGTTCTCTCAACAAAAATCTACAATTACCCTTGCTTTAGCCATGGATACCAATTGTTATGTCATTGAATGATGTTGCTTCCCTTTGTGAATGTTTTGAAAGAAAGTACTGTATAAGTGCATATCAAAGGCCTCCGCATGAGTGGTCACAAGCTCTGCCTTTTGACTTGATTCATCAGCCAAGGTgttggttttttcctttttttggtcACGAGCAATGTTAAACTCGGCCAAAAATTCTTGACAATGAACTTATATTGGTATAACTTTTTGGAAATAGCTTGTGACCACATCATCCATTTTCACAAGTATGCACCTAGATGGTAGTGTTCCATGTGTGAAGATAGTGCATGATGTTCATCAGCAATCTTTCATGCATTGTGTAATGTTTGTCTATATTGTTAAGTGTCTATCTTACATGGGCAATTGGATGTCATCATATATTAGGACTCTGTCAATTGAAAAATTAGAGGCATCATTGTGGACTACAAAGGACTTTGAATAGTTAGGCAGTTTTAACACTGGCTTGCTTCATTCTATCAACAATAATATGGAAAAACTTTTTCTATGTCCAAACCTATTTTTCTTTAACAAGTTAGCAAGGAATGTCACGATCAAATAATATCTCATGCGAAAGTGTATGCAGGTTGTATTGTATGATGAATTCTCCATGTCACTATTGAGATTTTAAGTGACATTGCATAATTGTTGATAGCATTCACTTAGGCAATCTTCAGGTCATTGTTACTTGTTGCACATTATTATCCAGCTACCTTACTTGATATTTTTTCTAGAGCATTTATGGCACCTTTTCATGCCACTTAAGATGGTTCtttgttgttgcatatgcatttcACTAATAAATGATCAATGACATGACCTTTAGTGGTGCTTTTCTCCATGTTAGAATATTCAATAAATATCTTACTATtgttctcctcctctcttctaATGTTCTTTTAGTGCTAGTGATTGGTGAAATTCTTACAGTGCGTGACAGTTCCTTTTGTCTACTTTTGTGATCAATTCTTGATACCACTCTAACTTTAGGTTAcctttaaataaaataaggccAAGATATTTTATAGGTAATAATGATACTCTCCAATCcacaatattttgaatttgttgCATAACTGAATGATCAACACTAAAAGAGACTACCTTACATTTACTCGGATTTACCTttaatca encodes the following:
- the LOC116263089 gene encoding protein ALP1-like isoform X1, whose translation is MGKDFVNRPNDDVPTKIRRSKRFNPYFQDCLGAIDGTHVPAWVAASEQARFRNRKGFISQNVMAVVGFDSRFHYVLAGWEGSATDSRVLYNALDHPTDPFVVPEGKYYLADGGYPNVVGFLTPYRGHRYHMSEFDTPGARRPRTPQELFNHRHSSLRNTVERTFGMLKARFPILKM
- the LOC116263089 gene encoding uncharacterized protein LOC116263089 isoform X2; this translates as MGKDFVNRPNDDVPTKIRRSKRFNPYFQDCLGAIDGTHVPAWVAASEQARFRNRKGFISQNVMAVVGFDSRFHYVLAGWEGSATDSRVLYNALDHPTDPFVVPEGQRR